One region of Zingiber officinale cultivar Zhangliang chromosome 7B, Zo_v1.1, whole genome shotgun sequence genomic DNA includes:
- the LOC122007283 gene encoding E3 SUMO-protein ligase SIZ1-like isoform X3, translating into MDLMDSASRCRDKLTYFRIKELKDVLSQLGLAKHGKKQELMEKILALLEDDQVPKPVWPRRNIGREVVVKIIDDTYRKMQIPGAIDLASNVQNDSEFSHAKSKEVFDSYKQVTKVRCPCGKSLISESMIQCEDMQCRVWQHINCVIIPEIPGDCTPAIPSQFYCEICRIKRADPFWITVKHVLFPVKLPHCGLPDDSTITVQNEERTFQLQRSDKDLLQRHDHSLQVWCLLLNDKVLFRMHWPQFTELQVNGVSVRVVARPGSQLLGINGRDDGSVISTFSVEGVNKIFLSRRDARVFCFGIRFVKRRTVQQVLSLVPKEADGEHFQEALARVRRCVGGGADTENADSDSDIELVADSVTVNLRCPMTGSRIKIAGRFKPCVHLKGFDLEAFVELTHRSRKWQCPICLNNYALENIIIDPYFNRITSMLQNCGEDVTEVNLKPDGSWCVKGEVEYRDLSKWHLPDGTLLDIVDVQAKSDFGSLRHVNQKSPSEMAFTQTLGIKLEANGGLEDNGVSSSRSPILRLENHSQNIINMSSSATGSYKEGEDQSINQEFEGPFNFPLNNGNEFDSFNIRYGTYNIEDGPPAPLEPDVICLSDSDEDNIAVISHEPANGVHADNGNLVPFPTHPKISERYSENPVPETSGTSFLELFNNPGDFGMPMAMPMWSMQTGPPSASNFQLFGTEVLDALDDPHATLDCPPFNGYDLTPSNGEETSQVLDFSNLHPSTAMQESFLDNPLAFTNDDPSLQIFLPNQPISVDLQDDMINQTDTPNGMNSDDWVSLRLTAGGGHSETAPSNGSISRKPEPPNETQMDPLSDAVCAHSPVATKHKPQRKQ; encoded by the exons ATGGATTTGATGGATTCGGCGTCGAGATGTCGA GATAAGTTAACATACTTCAGAATAAAAGAGCTTAAAGATGTCTTGTCCCAACTTGGTCTGGCCAAGCACGGGAAGAAGCAG GAATTAATGGAAAAAATTTTGGCTCTCCTCGAAGATGATCAAG TTCCCAAACCAGTTTGGCCGAGGAGAAATATAGGGAGAGAAGTAGTAGTTAAAATAATTGATGATACTTATAG AAAAATGCAAATTCCTGGAGCCATAGACTTAGCATCTAATGTGCAAAATGACTCGGAATTCAGTCATGCAAAATCTAAGGAAGTGTTTGATTCATATAAGCAAGTTACGAAAGTCCGCTGCCCCTGTGGGAAATCATTAATTTCTGAATCAATGATTCAG tgtGAAGATATGCAATGTCGAGTTTGGCAACATATAAATTGTGTCATTATACCTGAAATTCCTGGGGACTGTACTCCTGCAATTCCATCTCAATTCTATTGTGAAATATGCAGAATAAAACGAGCAGACCC ATTCTGGATAACAGTGAAACATGTTTTGTTCCCAGTGAAGTTGCCTCATTGCGGCCTACCAGATGACAG CACCATTACAGTGCAGAATGAAGAGAGGACATTTCAGTTGCAAAGATCAGATAAGGATCTGTTACAAAGACATGATCACAGTCTCCAG GTTTGGTGTCTTCTACTCAATGATAAGGTTCTATTTAGAATGCATTGGCCCCAATTTACTGAGTTGCAGGTCAATG GTGTTTCAGTCAGAGTGGTTGCTAGACCAGGCTCACAGTTATTGGGAATAAATGGCCGGGATGATGGTTCAGTG ATCAGCACATTTAGCGTGGAAGgagttaacaaaatatttttatcaagGCGTGATGCTCGTGTGTTCTGCTTTGGAATCAGATTTGTCAAGAGGCGGACAGTTCAACAA GTTCTTAGTCTGGTACCAAAGGAAGCAGATGGTGAGCATTTTCAGGAAGCTCTTGCTCGTGTTCGGCGCTGTGTTGGTGGTGGAGCTGATACTGAAAATGCAGACAGTGATAGTGATATCGAACTAGTAGCTGATTCTGTTACTGTGAATCTCCGTTGCCCA ATGACTGGTTCTCGGATTAAAATAGCAGGCAGGTTCAAGCCTTGTGTTCATCTAAAAGGTTTTGATCTGGAAGCTTTTGTAGAGCTTACTCACAGATCTCGGAAG TGGCAATGCCCAATATGCCTTAACAACTATGCACTTGAGAACATTATTATTGATCCATATTTCAATCGCATCACTTCCATG CTTCAAAATTGCGGAGAAGATGTAACTGAGGTCAATTTAAAGCCTGATGGTTCTTGGTGTGTAAAGGGTGAAGTAGAATATCGAGATCTTTCCAAATGGCATTTGCCTGATGGTACCCTCTTAGATATTGTAGACGTACAAGCAAAGTCTGATTTTGGCAGTCTAAGACATGTAAATCAGAAAAGTCCATCAGAGATGGCGTTCACTCAAACTTTAGGAATAAAACTTGAGGCAAATGGAGGACTTGAAGATAATGGGGTCTCATCATCTCGGAGTCCTATTCTCAGGCTTGAAAATCATAGCCAGAACATAATAAATATGAGCAGCAGTGCAACTGGTAGCTATAAAGAAGGAGAAGACCAAAGCATAAATCAAGAATTTGAGGGGCCTTTTAATTTCCCATTGAACAATGGCAATGAGTTTGATTCTTTTAATATTCGTTATGGAACATACAATATTGAGGATGGACCTCCTGCACCCTTAGAACCAGATGTGATTTGCTTGAGCGACTCTGATGAAGATAACATTGCAGTAATTTCTCATGAGCCTGCAAATGGAGTTCATGCAGATAATGGTAATTTGGTTCCTTTTCCAACTCATCCCAAGATTTCAGAAAGATACTCTGAGAATCCTGTTCCAGAGACAAGTGGAACATCATTCCTCGAATTATTTAACAATCCTGGTGACTTTGGAATGCCCATGGCCATGCCCATGTGGTCAATGCAAACTGGCCCTCCGTCTGCATCAAACTTTCAACTTTTTGGTACTGAGGTCCTAGATGCCTTGGATGATCCGCATGCTACTCTTGACTGTCCACCATTCAATGGCTATGATTTGACACCTAGTAATGGCGAAGAAACTTCTCAAGTCTTAGACTTTTCAAATTTGCATCCCAGTACTGCAATGCAAGAAAGCTTCCTCGATAATCCCCTTGCATTTACAAATGATGATCCCTCTCTACAAATTTTTCTTCCTAACCAGCCAATTAGTGTAGACCTTCAGGATGACATGATTAACCAAACTGATACACCTAACGGGATGAACTCGGATGATTGGGTATCTCTTAGACTCACTGCTGGCGGTGGTCACAGTGAGACTGCCCCTTCAAATGGATCAATTTCAAGGAAGCCAGAGCCACCAAATGAGA
- the LOC122007283 gene encoding E3 SUMO-protein ligase SIZ1-like isoform X2, whose protein sequence is MDLMDSASRCRDKLTYFRIKELKDVLSQLGLAKHGKKQELMEKILALLEDDQVPKPVWPRRNIGREVVVKIIDDTYRKMQIPGAIDLASNVQNDSEFSHAKSKEVFDSYKQVTKVRCPCGKSLISESMIQCEDMQCRVWQHINCVIIPEIPGDCTPAIPSQFYCEICRIKRADPFWITVKHVLFPVKLPHCGLPDDSTITVQNEERTFQLQRSDKDLLQRHDHSLQVWCLLLNDKVLFRMHWPQFTELQVNGVSVRVVARPGSQLLGINGRDDGSVISTFSVEGVNKIFLSRRDARVFCFGIRFVKRRTVQQVLSLVPKEADGEHFQEALARVRRCVGGGADTENADSDSDIELVADSVTVNLRCPMTGSRIKIAGRFKPCVHLKGFDLEAFVELTHRSRKWQCPICLNNYALENIIIDPYFNRITSMLQNCGEDVTEVNLKPDGSWCVKGEVEYRDLSKWHLPDGTLLDIVDVQAKSDFGSLRHVNQKSPSEMAFTQTLGIKLEANGGLEDNGVSSSRSPILRLENHSQNIINMSSSATGSYKEGEDQSINQEFEGPFNFPLNNGNEFDSFNIRYGTYNIEDGPPAPLEPDVICLSDSDEDNIAVISHEPANGVHADNGNLVPFPTHPKISERYSENPVPETSGTSFLELFNNPGDFGMPMAMPMWSMQTGPPSASNFQLFGTEVLDALDDPHATLDCPPFNGYDLTPSNGEETSQVLDFSNLHPSTAMQESFLDNPLAFTNDDPSLQIFLPNQPISVDLQDDMINQTDTPNGMNSDDWVSLRLTAGGGHSETAPSNGSISRKPEPPNETQMDPLSDAVRKTFARKQNDYLKWKPWN, encoded by the exons ATGGATTTGATGGATTCGGCGTCGAGATGTCGA GATAAGTTAACATACTTCAGAATAAAAGAGCTTAAAGATGTCTTGTCCCAACTTGGTCTGGCCAAGCACGGGAAGAAGCAG GAATTAATGGAAAAAATTTTGGCTCTCCTCGAAGATGATCAAG TTCCCAAACCAGTTTGGCCGAGGAGAAATATAGGGAGAGAAGTAGTAGTTAAAATAATTGATGATACTTATAG AAAAATGCAAATTCCTGGAGCCATAGACTTAGCATCTAATGTGCAAAATGACTCGGAATTCAGTCATGCAAAATCTAAGGAAGTGTTTGATTCATATAAGCAAGTTACGAAAGTCCGCTGCCCCTGTGGGAAATCATTAATTTCTGAATCAATGATTCAG tgtGAAGATATGCAATGTCGAGTTTGGCAACATATAAATTGTGTCATTATACCTGAAATTCCTGGGGACTGTACTCCTGCAATTCCATCTCAATTCTATTGTGAAATATGCAGAATAAAACGAGCAGACCC ATTCTGGATAACAGTGAAACATGTTTTGTTCCCAGTGAAGTTGCCTCATTGCGGCCTACCAGATGACAG CACCATTACAGTGCAGAATGAAGAGAGGACATTTCAGTTGCAAAGATCAGATAAGGATCTGTTACAAAGACATGATCACAGTCTCCAG GTTTGGTGTCTTCTACTCAATGATAAGGTTCTATTTAGAATGCATTGGCCCCAATTTACTGAGTTGCAGGTCAATG GTGTTTCAGTCAGAGTGGTTGCTAGACCAGGCTCACAGTTATTGGGAATAAATGGCCGGGATGATGGTTCAGTG ATCAGCACATTTAGCGTGGAAGgagttaacaaaatatttttatcaagGCGTGATGCTCGTGTGTTCTGCTTTGGAATCAGATTTGTCAAGAGGCGGACAGTTCAACAA GTTCTTAGTCTGGTACCAAAGGAAGCAGATGGTGAGCATTTTCAGGAAGCTCTTGCTCGTGTTCGGCGCTGTGTTGGTGGTGGAGCTGATACTGAAAATGCAGACAGTGATAGTGATATCGAACTAGTAGCTGATTCTGTTACTGTGAATCTCCGTTGCCCA ATGACTGGTTCTCGGATTAAAATAGCAGGCAGGTTCAAGCCTTGTGTTCATCTAAAAGGTTTTGATCTGGAAGCTTTTGTAGAGCTTACTCACAGATCTCGGAAG TGGCAATGCCCAATATGCCTTAACAACTATGCACTTGAGAACATTATTATTGATCCATATTTCAATCGCATCACTTCCATG CTTCAAAATTGCGGAGAAGATGTAACTGAGGTCAATTTAAAGCCTGATGGTTCTTGGTGTGTAAAGGGTGAAGTAGAATATCGAGATCTTTCCAAATGGCATTTGCCTGATGGTACCCTCTTAGATATTGTAGACGTACAAGCAAAGTCTGATTTTGGCAGTCTAAGACATGTAAATCAGAAAAGTCCATCAGAGATGGCGTTCACTCAAACTTTAGGAATAAAACTTGAGGCAAATGGAGGACTTGAAGATAATGGGGTCTCATCATCTCGGAGTCCTATTCTCAGGCTTGAAAATCATAGCCAGAACATAATAAATATGAGCAGCAGTGCAACTGGTAGCTATAAAGAAGGAGAAGACCAAAGCATAAATCAAGAATTTGAGGGGCCTTTTAATTTCCCATTGAACAATGGCAATGAGTTTGATTCTTTTAATATTCGTTATGGAACATACAATATTGAGGATGGACCTCCTGCACCCTTAGAACCAGATGTGATTTGCTTGAGCGACTCTGATGAAGATAACATTGCAGTAATTTCTCATGAGCCTGCAAATGGAGTTCATGCAGATAATGGTAATTTGGTTCCTTTTCCAACTCATCCCAAGATTTCAGAAAGATACTCTGAGAATCCTGTTCCAGAGACAAGTGGAACATCATTCCTCGAATTATTTAACAATCCTGGTGACTTTGGAATGCCCATGGCCATGCCCATGTGGTCAATGCAAACTGGCCCTCCGTCTGCATCAAACTTTCAACTTTTTGGTACTGAGGTCCTAGATGCCTTGGATGATCCGCATGCTACTCTTGACTGTCCACCATTCAATGGCTATGATTTGACACCTAGTAATGGCGAAGAAACTTCTCAAGTCTTAGACTTTTCAAATTTGCATCCCAGTACTGCAATGCAAGAAAGCTTCCTCGATAATCCCCTTGCATTTACAAATGATGATCCCTCTCTACAAATTTTTCTTCCTAACCAGCCAATTAGTGTAGACCTTCAGGATGACATGATTAACCAAACTGATACACCTAACGGGATGAACTCGGATGATTGGGTATCTCTTAGACTCACTGCTGGCGGTGGTCACAGTGAGACTGCCCCTTCAAATGGATCAATTTCAAGGAAGCCAGAGCCACCAAATGAGA
- the LOC122007283 gene encoding E3 SUMO-protein ligase SIZ1-like isoform X4: MQCRVWQHINCVIIPEIPGDCTPAIPSQFYCEICRIKRADPFWITVKHVLFPVKLPHCGLPDDSTITVQNEERTFQLQRSDKDLLQRHDHSLQVWCLLLNDKVLFRMHWPQFTELQVNGVSVRVVARPGSQLLGINGRDDGSVISTFSVEGVNKIFLSRRDARVFCFGIRFVKRRTVQQVLSLVPKEADGEHFQEALARVRRCVGGGADTENADSDSDIELVADSVTVNLRCPMTGSRIKIAGRFKPCVHLKGFDLEAFVELTHRSRKWQCPICLNNYALENIIIDPYFNRITSMLQNCGEDVTEVNLKPDGSWCVKGEVEYRDLSKWHLPDGTLLDIVDVQAKSDFGSLRHVNQKSPSEMAFTQTLGIKLEANGGLEDNGVSSSRSPILRLENHSQNIINMSSSATGSYKEGEDQSINQEFEGPFNFPLNNGNEFDSFNIRYGTYNIEDGPPAPLEPDVICLSDSDEDNIAVISHEPANGVHADNGNLVPFPTHPKISERYSENPVPETSGTSFLELFNNPGDFGMPMAMPMWSMQTGPPSASNFQLFGTEVLDALDDPHATLDCPPFNGYDLTPSNGEETSQVLDFSNLHPSTAMQESFLDNPLAFTNDDPSLQIFLPNQPISVDLQDDMINQTDTPNGMNSDDWVSLRLTAGGGHSETAPSNGSISRKPEPPNETQMDPLSDAAPLLLSINHSESNKPSPRTQRPDSSPGQQRAVRRRLYLSIDTDSD, encoded by the exons ATGCAATGTCGAGTTTGGCAACATATAAATTGTGTCATTATACCTGAAATTCCTGGGGACTGTACTCCTGCAATTCCATCTCAATTCTATTGTGAAATATGCAGAATAAAACGAGCAGACCC ATTCTGGATAACAGTGAAACATGTTTTGTTCCCAGTGAAGTTGCCTCATTGCGGCCTACCAGATGACAG CACCATTACAGTGCAGAATGAAGAGAGGACATTTCAGTTGCAAAGATCAGATAAGGATCTGTTACAAAGACATGATCACAGTCTCCAG GTTTGGTGTCTTCTACTCAATGATAAGGTTCTATTTAGAATGCATTGGCCCCAATTTACTGAGTTGCAGGTCAATG GTGTTTCAGTCAGAGTGGTTGCTAGACCAGGCTCACAGTTATTGGGAATAAATGGCCGGGATGATGGTTCAGTG ATCAGCACATTTAGCGTGGAAGgagttaacaaaatatttttatcaagGCGTGATGCTCGTGTGTTCTGCTTTGGAATCAGATTTGTCAAGAGGCGGACAGTTCAACAA GTTCTTAGTCTGGTACCAAAGGAAGCAGATGGTGAGCATTTTCAGGAAGCTCTTGCTCGTGTTCGGCGCTGTGTTGGTGGTGGAGCTGATACTGAAAATGCAGACAGTGATAGTGATATCGAACTAGTAGCTGATTCTGTTACTGTGAATCTCCGTTGCCCA ATGACTGGTTCTCGGATTAAAATAGCAGGCAGGTTCAAGCCTTGTGTTCATCTAAAAGGTTTTGATCTGGAAGCTTTTGTAGAGCTTACTCACAGATCTCGGAAG TGGCAATGCCCAATATGCCTTAACAACTATGCACTTGAGAACATTATTATTGATCCATATTTCAATCGCATCACTTCCATG CTTCAAAATTGCGGAGAAGATGTAACTGAGGTCAATTTAAAGCCTGATGGTTCTTGGTGTGTAAAGGGTGAAGTAGAATATCGAGATCTTTCCAAATGGCATTTGCCTGATGGTACCCTCTTAGATATTGTAGACGTACAAGCAAAGTCTGATTTTGGCAGTCTAAGACATGTAAATCAGAAAAGTCCATCAGAGATGGCGTTCACTCAAACTTTAGGAATAAAACTTGAGGCAAATGGAGGACTTGAAGATAATGGGGTCTCATCATCTCGGAGTCCTATTCTCAGGCTTGAAAATCATAGCCAGAACATAATAAATATGAGCAGCAGTGCAACTGGTAGCTATAAAGAAGGAGAAGACCAAAGCATAAATCAAGAATTTGAGGGGCCTTTTAATTTCCCATTGAACAATGGCAATGAGTTTGATTCTTTTAATATTCGTTATGGAACATACAATATTGAGGATGGACCTCCTGCACCCTTAGAACCAGATGTGATTTGCTTGAGCGACTCTGATGAAGATAACATTGCAGTAATTTCTCATGAGCCTGCAAATGGAGTTCATGCAGATAATGGTAATTTGGTTCCTTTTCCAACTCATCCCAAGATTTCAGAAAGATACTCTGAGAATCCTGTTCCAGAGACAAGTGGAACATCATTCCTCGAATTATTTAACAATCCTGGTGACTTTGGAATGCCCATGGCCATGCCCATGTGGTCAATGCAAACTGGCCCTCCGTCTGCATCAAACTTTCAACTTTTTGGTACTGAGGTCCTAGATGCCTTGGATGATCCGCATGCTACTCTTGACTGTCCACCATTCAATGGCTATGATTTGACACCTAGTAATGGCGAAGAAACTTCTCAAGTCTTAGACTTTTCAAATTTGCATCCCAGTACTGCAATGCAAGAAAGCTTCCTCGATAATCCCCTTGCATTTACAAATGATGATCCCTCTCTACAAATTTTTCTTCCTAACCAGCCAATTAGTGTAGACCTTCAGGATGACATGATTAACCAAACTGATACACCTAACGGGATGAACTCGGATGATTGGGTATCTCTTAGACTCACTGCTGGCGGTGGTCACAGTGAGACTGCCCCTTCAAATGGATCAATTTCAAGGAAGCCAGAGCCACCAAATGAGA
- the LOC122007283 gene encoding E3 SUMO-protein ligase SIZ1-like isoform X1 produces MDLMDSASRCRDKLTYFRIKELKDVLSQLGLAKHGKKQELMEKILALLEDDQVPKPVWPRRNIGREVVVKIIDDTYRKMQIPGAIDLASNVQNDSEFSHAKSKEVFDSYKQVTKVRCPCGKSLISESMIQCEDMQCRVWQHINCVIIPEIPGDCTPAIPSQFYCEICRIKRADPFWITVKHVLFPVKLPHCGLPDDSTITVQNEERTFQLQRSDKDLLQRHDHSLQVWCLLLNDKVLFRMHWPQFTELQVNGVSVRVVARPGSQLLGINGRDDGSVISTFSVEGVNKIFLSRRDARVFCFGIRFVKRRTVQQVLSLVPKEADGEHFQEALARVRRCVGGGADTENADSDSDIELVADSVTVNLRCPMTGSRIKIAGRFKPCVHLKGFDLEAFVELTHRSRKWQCPICLNNYALENIIIDPYFNRITSMLQNCGEDVTEVNLKPDGSWCVKGEVEYRDLSKWHLPDGTLLDIVDVQAKSDFGSLRHVNQKSPSEMAFTQTLGIKLEANGGLEDNGVSSSRSPILRLENHSQNIINMSSSATGSYKEGEDQSINQEFEGPFNFPLNNGNEFDSFNIRYGTYNIEDGPPAPLEPDVICLSDSDEDNIAVISHEPANGVHADNGNLVPFPTHPKISERYSENPVPETSGTSFLELFNNPGDFGMPMAMPMWSMQTGPPSASNFQLFGTEVLDALDDPHATLDCPPFNGYDLTPSNGEETSQVLDFSNLHPSTAMQESFLDNPLAFTNDDPSLQIFLPNQPISVDLQDDMINQTDTPNGMNSDDWVSLRLTAGGGHSETAPSNGSISRKPEPPNETQMDPLSDAAPLLLSINHSESNKPSPRTQRPDSSPGQQRAVRRRLYLSIDTDSD; encoded by the exons ATGGATTTGATGGATTCGGCGTCGAGATGTCGA GATAAGTTAACATACTTCAGAATAAAAGAGCTTAAAGATGTCTTGTCCCAACTTGGTCTGGCCAAGCACGGGAAGAAGCAG GAATTAATGGAAAAAATTTTGGCTCTCCTCGAAGATGATCAAG TTCCCAAACCAGTTTGGCCGAGGAGAAATATAGGGAGAGAAGTAGTAGTTAAAATAATTGATGATACTTATAG AAAAATGCAAATTCCTGGAGCCATAGACTTAGCATCTAATGTGCAAAATGACTCGGAATTCAGTCATGCAAAATCTAAGGAAGTGTTTGATTCATATAAGCAAGTTACGAAAGTCCGCTGCCCCTGTGGGAAATCATTAATTTCTGAATCAATGATTCAG tgtGAAGATATGCAATGTCGAGTTTGGCAACATATAAATTGTGTCATTATACCTGAAATTCCTGGGGACTGTACTCCTGCAATTCCATCTCAATTCTATTGTGAAATATGCAGAATAAAACGAGCAGACCC ATTCTGGATAACAGTGAAACATGTTTTGTTCCCAGTGAAGTTGCCTCATTGCGGCCTACCAGATGACAG CACCATTACAGTGCAGAATGAAGAGAGGACATTTCAGTTGCAAAGATCAGATAAGGATCTGTTACAAAGACATGATCACAGTCTCCAG GTTTGGTGTCTTCTACTCAATGATAAGGTTCTATTTAGAATGCATTGGCCCCAATTTACTGAGTTGCAGGTCAATG GTGTTTCAGTCAGAGTGGTTGCTAGACCAGGCTCACAGTTATTGGGAATAAATGGCCGGGATGATGGTTCAGTG ATCAGCACATTTAGCGTGGAAGgagttaacaaaatatttttatcaagGCGTGATGCTCGTGTGTTCTGCTTTGGAATCAGATTTGTCAAGAGGCGGACAGTTCAACAA GTTCTTAGTCTGGTACCAAAGGAAGCAGATGGTGAGCATTTTCAGGAAGCTCTTGCTCGTGTTCGGCGCTGTGTTGGTGGTGGAGCTGATACTGAAAATGCAGACAGTGATAGTGATATCGAACTAGTAGCTGATTCTGTTACTGTGAATCTCCGTTGCCCA ATGACTGGTTCTCGGATTAAAATAGCAGGCAGGTTCAAGCCTTGTGTTCATCTAAAAGGTTTTGATCTGGAAGCTTTTGTAGAGCTTACTCACAGATCTCGGAAG TGGCAATGCCCAATATGCCTTAACAACTATGCACTTGAGAACATTATTATTGATCCATATTTCAATCGCATCACTTCCATG CTTCAAAATTGCGGAGAAGATGTAACTGAGGTCAATTTAAAGCCTGATGGTTCTTGGTGTGTAAAGGGTGAAGTAGAATATCGAGATCTTTCCAAATGGCATTTGCCTGATGGTACCCTCTTAGATATTGTAGACGTACAAGCAAAGTCTGATTTTGGCAGTCTAAGACATGTAAATCAGAAAAGTCCATCAGAGATGGCGTTCACTCAAACTTTAGGAATAAAACTTGAGGCAAATGGAGGACTTGAAGATAATGGGGTCTCATCATCTCGGAGTCCTATTCTCAGGCTTGAAAATCATAGCCAGAACATAATAAATATGAGCAGCAGTGCAACTGGTAGCTATAAAGAAGGAGAAGACCAAAGCATAAATCAAGAATTTGAGGGGCCTTTTAATTTCCCATTGAACAATGGCAATGAGTTTGATTCTTTTAATATTCGTTATGGAACATACAATATTGAGGATGGACCTCCTGCACCCTTAGAACCAGATGTGATTTGCTTGAGCGACTCTGATGAAGATAACATTGCAGTAATTTCTCATGAGCCTGCAAATGGAGTTCATGCAGATAATGGTAATTTGGTTCCTTTTCCAACTCATCCCAAGATTTCAGAAAGATACTCTGAGAATCCTGTTCCAGAGACAAGTGGAACATCATTCCTCGAATTATTTAACAATCCTGGTGACTTTGGAATGCCCATGGCCATGCCCATGTGGTCAATGCAAACTGGCCCTCCGTCTGCATCAAACTTTCAACTTTTTGGTACTGAGGTCCTAGATGCCTTGGATGATCCGCATGCTACTCTTGACTGTCCACCATTCAATGGCTATGATTTGACACCTAGTAATGGCGAAGAAACTTCTCAAGTCTTAGACTTTTCAAATTTGCATCCCAGTACTGCAATGCAAGAAAGCTTCCTCGATAATCCCCTTGCATTTACAAATGATGATCCCTCTCTACAAATTTTTCTTCCTAACCAGCCAATTAGTGTAGACCTTCAGGATGACATGATTAACCAAACTGATACACCTAACGGGATGAACTCGGATGATTGGGTATCTCTTAGACTCACTGCTGGCGGTGGTCACAGTGAGACTGCCCCTTCAAATGGATCAATTTCAAGGAAGCCAGAGCCACCAAATGAGA